In Porphyrobacter sp. LM 6, one DNA window encodes the following:
- the merA gene encoding mercury(II) reductase yields the protein MAVIGAGSAGFSAAIAAADLGAKVALVGHGTIGGTCVNVGCVPSKTLIRAAEAVHGGLAAARFPGLGGAVQMDDWSVLAASKDDLVTTLRQKKYVDLLPAYDGVSYIEGKARFADGALIVGDAPMKVGKVILAMGAHAAVPPIPGMDSVPYLTSTSALALDRLPKSLLVIGGGVIGVELGQMFSRLGVDVTICCRSRLLPEMDPEVSAALKNYLEAEGVRVCAGVGYQRIAQTQSGVELTCEGHCDTVAAEQVLIATGRRPNSDGLGLEERGIVLARNGGIVVDDHLETSVPGIYAAGDVTGRDQFVYMAAYGAKLAARNAVTGNQYRYDNSSMPSVVFTDPQVASAGLTETTARAQGLDIKVSLLPLDAVPRALAARDTRGLIKLIADKANDRLLGGQIMAPEGADSIQTLVLAIKHGMTTLELGATIFPYLTTVEGLKLAAQTFDKDVAKLSCCAG from the coding sequence GTGGCCGTCATCGGCGCGGGTTCTGCCGGGTTCTCCGCCGCGATCGCCGCTGCCGATCTGGGCGCGAAAGTGGCGCTCGTCGGTCACGGCACGATTGGCGGCACCTGTGTCAATGTTGGCTGCGTTCCTTCCAAGACGCTGATCCGCGCCGCCGAAGCGGTGCATGGTGGGCTTGCCGCCGCGCGCTTTCCCGGCCTTGGGGGCGCTGTCCAGATGGATGACTGGTCCGTATTGGCGGCGTCGAAGGACGATCTTGTCACGACGCTGCGCCAAAAAAAATATGTCGATCTGCTGCCCGCCTATGACGGTGTGAGCTATATCGAGGGCAAGGCACGCTTTGCCGATGGTGCGCTGATTGTCGGCGATGCGCCCATGAAGGTCGGCAAGGTCATATTGGCGATGGGTGCGCACGCCGCCGTGCCGCCGATTCCGGGGATGGACAGCGTGCCCTACCTAACCAGCACATCGGCGCTGGCGCTGGATCGCTTGCCCAAATCGCTGCTGGTGATCGGTGGCGGGGTGATCGGGGTAGAACTGGGACAGATGTTTTCGCGTCTGGGCGTTGATGTCACCATCTGCTGCCGAAGCCGCCTGCTCCCCGAAATGGACCCGGAAGTGAGTGCCGCGCTGAAAAACTATTTGGAAGCCGAGGGCGTGCGGGTTTGCGCAGGTGTCGGCTATCAGCGTATCGCCCAAACACAGAGCGGGGTCGAATTGACCTGCGAGGGGCATTGTGACACCGTCGCGGCGGAACAGGTGCTCATCGCCACCGGACGCCGACCCAATAGCGACGGGCTTGGGCTGGAGGAGCGCGGCATAGTGCTTGCCCGTAATGGTGGAATCGTCGTCGATGACCACCTCGAAACGTCGGTTCCAGGCATTTACGCGGCGGGCGATGTAACGGGACGGGACCAGTTCGTCTACATGGCCGCCTATGGCGCAAAACTGGCCGCGCGCAACGCGGTGACGGGCAACCAATACCGCTACGACAATTCCTCCATGCCATCCGTCGTCTTCACCGACCCGCAAGTCGCCAGCGCCGGCCTCACTGAAACGACAGCACGGGCGCAAGGCCTGGACATCAAGGTTTCGCTGCTCCCGCTCGATGCTGTGCCAAGGGCACTGGCAGCACGCGATACGCGGGGTCTCATCAAACTGATTGCCGACAAGGCGAACGACCGTTTGCTGGGCGGCCAGATCATGGCACCCGAAGGCGCGGATTCGATCCAGACACTGGTGCTGGCGATCAAACACGGCATGACCACCCTGGAATTGGGTGCAACGATATTTCCTTACCTGACCACTGTGGAAGGCCTCAAACTGGCGGCCCAAACGTTTGATAAGGATGTCGCCAAACTGTCTTGCTGCGCCGGGTGA
- a CDS encoding 2Fe-2S iron-sulfur cluster-binding protein, whose protein sequence is MNFVFAERPARILFIAAAAVIGQAAAAQSVANHTAHHPGGKAASASAERPVAQSDVPAQSSMSRASPMSEMMEQMTGGESQLSQQFSSYSAFLALPELDEAARKDAAAQANARLHRGLSIASEITSKAHGPEQPDGIEMANQLREAATLIESGSAMIAVLAGQKNSDSAANDWFRKETGLTPRDASTSNTGRLWGLAPGHWLFMAATLLALGALLALQMLRLRRVRALVVPVPHAGPVADLTSPAPVAPGQDAASQRISSPAVWPTRQPDLSGLAPTGKPRPWSGELRVAQIFNETPTVKTFRLVLPGSDRLPFDFLPGQFLQIEVLKEDGTKAKRSYTIASSPTQRAYVELTIKRETQGAVSRHLHDSVTTGDLVQIAGPFGRFTFTGSDAESIVLIAGGVGITPMMSVLRFLTDTAWPGEIFFVFAARSTDEFVFREEIEQLERRHPNLSVFASMERSPGTVWHGPKGHITRELLESAVPEIVGRRVHLCGPPPMMAAMREILMQIGVPEAQIFSEAFGPASLPIDEPGEQSAAQAAPPPAASARARLAATTVTFSVAGVSAPLHTDETILEAAETAGVEIPYSCRVGECGVCVTRLLAGEIAMETETGLDPDDRAQGYVLACQARCTRGPLVVEA, encoded by the coding sequence ATGAACTTCGTCTTCGCAGAACGCCCGGCGCGGATACTCTTCATCGCGGCTGCGGCCGTCATCGGCCAGGCGGCAGCCGCACAATCTGTCGCCAATCACACCGCGCACCATCCCGGTGGCAAAGCCGCGTCGGCGAGCGCGGAGAGGCCAGTGGCCCAGTCTGACGTTCCGGCGCAATCCAGCATGAGCCGCGCCAGCCCCATGAGCGAAATGATGGAACAGATGACAGGCGGCGAGAGTCAGCTGAGCCAGCAGTTCAGCAGCTATTCCGCTTTTCTGGCACTGCCCGAACTCGATGAGGCTGCGCGAAAGGATGCCGCGGCGCAAGCGAATGCGCGACTTCACCGCGGCTTGAGCATTGCCAGCGAGATCACAAGCAAAGCCCATGGTCCGGAACAGCCTGACGGGATTGAGATGGCCAACCAGCTTCGCGAGGCAGCGACGCTGATTGAAAGCGGATCGGCCATGATCGCCGTACTAGCAGGCCAAAAAAACAGCGACAGCGCGGCGAATGACTGGTTTCGCAAGGAGACCGGGCTCACACCCCGCGATGCGAGCACTTCGAACACCGGACGGCTGTGGGGCCTTGCGCCGGGACACTGGCTGTTCATGGCAGCCACCCTGCTCGCATTGGGAGCGCTGTTAGCTCTGCAGATGCTGCGGCTACGGCGAGTAAGGGCACTTGTCGTCCCGGTTCCGCACGCGGGCCCGGTAGCCGACTTGACGAGCCCGGCACCGGTCGCCCCAGGCCAGGATGCCGCCAGCCAGCGCATCTCGAGCCCTGCAGTCTGGCCGACACGCCAACCGGATTTGTCTGGTCTTGCCCCCACGGGCAAACCTCGCCCCTGGAGCGGCGAGCTGCGCGTCGCCCAGATCTTCAACGAAACGCCGACAGTCAAGACCTTCCGCTTGGTGCTCCCAGGCTCCGATCGGCTTCCTTTCGACTTCCTGCCCGGCCAGTTCCTGCAAATCGAAGTATTGAAGGAGGACGGCACCAAAGCCAAGCGGTCATACACGATCGCCTCTTCACCGACGCAGCGCGCCTATGTTGAATTGACCATCAAGCGCGAGACGCAGGGCGCTGTCTCACGCCATCTGCACGATAGCGTCACGACCGGCGACCTGGTTCAAATTGCAGGACCATTCGGCCGTTTCACCTTCACCGGGAGCGATGCTGAGAGCATCGTTCTGATTGCCGGCGGCGTCGGCATCACGCCGATGATGTCAGTACTGCGCTTCCTGACCGATACGGCCTGGCCCGGCGAGATTTTCTTCGTCTTCGCAGCCCGCTCGACCGACGAATTTGTCTTCCGGGAGGAGATCGAACAGCTCGAGCGCCGCCACCCCAATCTCAGTGTCTTTGCATCGATGGAACGATCGCCGGGAACGGTCTGGCATGGACCCAAAGGACACATCACCCGCGAGTTGCTTGAAAGCGCGGTTCCCGAAATCGTCGGACGGCGCGTCCATCTGTGCGGGCCACCGCCAATGATGGCCGCCATGCGCGAAATCCTGATGCAGATCGGGGTGCCCGAGGCGCAGATATTCAGCGAGGCGTTCGGACCCGCTTCGCTGCCGATCGATGAACCTGGCGAGCAGAGTGCCGCGCAGGCGGCCCCCCCGCCCGCTGCGTCGGCCCGTGCACGGTTGGCGGCAACTACGGTAACCTTCTCGGTAGCCGGCGTTTCGGCGCCACTCCACACCGACGAGACGATCCTCGAGGCTGCCGAAACAGCCGGTGTTGAGATCCCCTATTCGTGCCGGGTCGGCGAATGCGGGGTTTGCGTTACCCGCCTGCTAGCAGGGGAAATCGCGATGGAGACCGAGACCGGTCTCGACCCCGACGACAGGGCACAAGGCTATGTGCTCGCCTGTCAGGCACGTTGCACCCGAGGCCCTTTGGTGGTGGAAGCCTGA
- a CDS encoding heavy metal-responsive transcriptional regulator: MQGYTIGALASACGVRRDTIRYYERSGLLPEPDRTASGYRIYGRDDVERVNFIKTAQLLGFTLSEIVLLLSLRHSQAKSAAEVVELTEKKIRSLSDKLSQLRTIKRALAQLVADCPVDVPVSDCPILGYIAHPQSRRQLRQRSENPHQQVAG, translated from the coding sequence ATGCAAGGTTACACCATCGGGGCGCTGGCTTCAGCATGTGGCGTGCGGCGCGATACCATTCGCTATTATGAGCGCTCTGGTCTTTTGCCCGAACCCGACCGGACGGCCTCCGGCTATCGCATCTATGGGCGCGACGATGTCGAACGGGTCAACTTCATCAAGACCGCGCAGCTGCTCGGGTTTACCCTGAGCGAGATCGTGCTGCTGTTATCGTTGCGGCACTCTCAGGCCAAGTCTGCTGCCGAGGTTGTCGAACTGACAGAAAAGAAGATCCGCAGCCTGTCAGACAAGCTGTCGCAGCTCCGAACAATCAAAAGAGCTCTTGCTCAGCTTGTTGCGGATTGTCCTGTGGATGTGCCTGTCAGTGACTGCCCGATCCTCGGGTATATCGCCCATCCGCAATCCCGTCGCCAGCTCAGGCAGCGGTCTGAAAACCCCCATCAGCAGGTTGCTGGCTAA